In Bacillus toyonensis BCT-7112, a single window of DNA contains:
- a CDS encoding GNAT family N-acetyltransferase produces MHAQIVQTDEQLRDAFSVRKQVFVNEQRVSAEEEYDEFEETSTHVVIYDNDVPVGAGRFRTIDGIGKMERICVLASHRKKGIGKIVMDALEAYAKKNSLPKLKLHAQTHAEDFYKKLGYVTSSDVFMEANIPHIVMIKEL; encoded by the coding sequence TTGCACGCACAGATCGTACAAACAGACGAACAACTAAGAGATGCATTCTCTGTACGTAAGCAAGTATTCGTGAATGAACAACGCGTTTCTGCTGAAGAAGAGTATGATGAGTTTGAAGAAACATCAACACACGTTGTTATTTATGATAATGATGTTCCAGTTGGTGCTGGTCGTTTTCGCACCATTGATGGAATAGGAAAAATGGAACGCATTTGCGTACTAGCTTCCCATCGTAAAAAAGGCATTGGAAAAATTGTAATGGATGCACTTGAAGCATATGCAAAAAAAAACTCGCTACCAAAATTGAAACTTCATGCCCAAACACATGCTGAAGATTTCTATAAAAAACTTGGATACGTAACGAGTTCTGATGTATTTATGGAAGCAAATATTCCTCACATCGTTATGATAAAAGAATTGTAA
- a CDS encoding YjcG family protein yields the protein MKLGIVIFPSKMIQDKANGLRKRYDPHYALVPPHITLKTPFETQDEQLESIVNELHTIANKTNPFTLHVGKVGSFAPVNNVLYFKVEKTPELTFLNEEMHSGLFTQEREYAFVPHLTIGQGLSDAEHADVLGRLRMKDFYYEQPIDRFHLLYQLENGTWTVHETFHLGKGNN from the coding sequence ATGAAATTAGGCATTGTAATTTTTCCATCTAAAATGATTCAAGATAAAGCGAACGGATTGCGTAAGCGTTATGATCCGCACTACGCATTAGTTCCGCCACATATTACATTGAAAACACCCTTTGAGACGCAAGATGAACAATTAGAATCGATTGTAAACGAGCTACATACAATCGCAAATAAAACGAACCCTTTCACCCTTCATGTCGGAAAAGTTGGTTCATTCGCACCTGTTAATAATGTTCTTTATTTTAAAGTAGAAAAAACACCTGAACTTACTTTCTTAAATGAAGAAATGCATAGCGGATTATTCACGCAAGAACGCGAATACGCTTTTGTACCTCATTTAACAATCGGACAAGGTTTATCAGATGCAGAGCATGCTGATGTATTAGGTCGATTACGTATGAAAGATTTCTATTATGAACAACCAATTGATCGCTTCCATCTTCTATATCAATTAGAAAACGGAACATGGACTGTACACGAAACATTCCACCTTGGAAAGGGGAACAACTAA
- a CDS encoding alpha/beta hydrolase produces MNQTIGRIEEISFYSASLQEDVTLLVYLPVNYTPLHKHTVVIAQDGRDYFQLGKAHRVIESLRETEEIDRTIIVGIPYKNVHDRKEKYFPSDVKNAAYIRFLAHELAPYIDENYPTYQMGKGRVLIGDSLGGTVSFMTALMYPHTFGKVVMQSPFVDETVMNLAKEFKDPQALELYHVIGTEETAVKRTDGQVSDFVEPNRELNTLLTDRNFITHYEEFEGNHTWKYWQADLPKAFSHILSMK; encoded by the coding sequence ATGAATCAAACAATAGGGAGAATTGAGGAAATTTCATTTTATAGCGCATCACTTCAAGAAGATGTTACGCTTTTAGTTTACTTACCAGTAAATTACACGCCACTGCACAAACATACAGTTGTAATTGCACAAGATGGTAGAGATTATTTTCAGCTCGGTAAAGCACACCGTGTAATTGAAAGCCTTCGTGAAACTGAAGAAATTGACCGCACAATTATTGTCGGTATTCCATATAAAAACGTACACGATCGTAAGGAAAAATATTTCCCAAGCGATGTAAAGAATGCTGCTTACATTCGTTTCCTTGCTCACGAGCTTGCTCCATATATCGATGAAAATTATCCAACGTATCAAATGGGTAAAGGTCGCGTTTTAATTGGAGATTCTCTTGGCGGTACAGTTTCCTTTATGACTGCACTTATGTATCCGCATACATTCGGTAAAGTTGTTATGCAATCACCATTTGTTGACGAAACAGTAATGAACTTAGCAAAAGAATTCAAAGATCCACAGGCTTTAGAACTTTATCACGTCATTGGTACAGAAGAAACAGCTGTAAAGCGCACTGATGGACAAGTATCTGATTTCGTAGAACCGAACCGTGAGCTTAATACTCTTCTTACAGATAGAAATTTCATCACGCATTACGAAGAGTTTGAAGGTAATCATACTTGGAAGTATTGGCAGGCTGACTTACCGAAAGCCTTCTCTCATATTCTATCAATGAAATAA
- a CDS encoding DMT family transporter produces the protein MKQERSIALPLAISIIAISFAAVFVKMSSAPSSILSMYRLWIIVLIMLPIVWKKREEFQKIQIKDWGFLIGSGFFLALHFLLWFESLKHTTVASSTIILALQPIVSLVGGFFLFKERTTYSAIATMGIAILGVMCIGWGDLGLSKQAIYGDILSFLSVIAVVGYLFIGQTTVKKVSHWIYSFTVFAFAGIFMGIYNIVLQVPFTGYTKWDWTVFLLLAIVPTVSHVINNWLLNYVNATTISMSILGEPVGASILAFFLLGEKLNAMQIIGSTLVLFGVSVFLLQQQKRTAKNVVNEPVYTQDL, from the coding sequence TTGAAACAGGAAAGATCAATTGCACTACCGTTAGCCATTTCCATTATAGCTATTTCATTCGCAGCAGTTTTTGTAAAGATGTCCTCAGCACCATCTTCCATCTTAAGTATGTATCGTTTATGGATTATTGTACTTATTATGCTGCCTATCGTTTGGAAGAAGCGGGAAGAGTTCCAGAAGATTCAAATAAAAGATTGGGGATTTTTAATTGGATCTGGATTCTTTTTAGCGCTACATTTTCTTTTATGGTTTGAGTCTTTAAAGCATACAACAGTTGCTAGCTCGACAATTATTTTAGCACTTCAACCGATCGTGTCTTTAGTTGGAGGTTTTTTTCTATTTAAAGAAAGAACAACCTACTCAGCCATTGCAACGATGGGTATCGCTATATTAGGTGTAATGTGTATTGGTTGGGGAGATTTAGGTTTAAGTAAACAAGCAATTTATGGAGATATATTATCCTTTTTAAGTGTAATAGCGGTTGTCGGTTATTTATTTATCGGGCAAACGACAGTAAAGAAAGTCTCACACTGGATTTATAGCTTTACAGTTTTTGCATTCGCAGGTATTTTTATGGGGATTTATAATATCGTGCTGCAAGTGCCTTTTACAGGTTATACGAAGTGGGACTGGACCGTTTTTCTTTTACTTGCGATTGTACCGACAGTGTCACATGTCATTAATAATTGGTTATTAAACTACGTAAATGCAACAACAATTTCGATGAGTATTTTAGGAGAACCAGTTGGGGCGTCTATACTAGCATTTTTCTTACTGGGAGAAAAATTAAACGCAATGCAAATTATCGGCAGCACGCTCGTATTGTTTGGTGTATCTGTTTTCTTACTGCAGCAACAAAAAAGAACAGCAAAAAATGTGGTGAACGAGCCAGTGTATACACAGGATTTATAA
- a CDS encoding PH domain-containing protein, which translates to MEFPSKKDAWLYSIFFIILGACFTPIFAGREYFLLFFTIPLAIVFIWSWFSTKYIVGEETITIRSGPVKKCIFIRDIKQISNTKNPIAAHALSCDRLEIVYGVHKTEIISPKDKEQFINLVKSKNPHIEIK; encoded by the coding sequence GTGGAATTTCCATCAAAAAAAGACGCATGGTTATATTCAATCTTTTTCATTATTTTAGGCGCCTGTTTTACTCCAATATTTGCAGGGAGAGAATATTTTCTTTTGTTTTTTACAATTCCATTGGCAATAGTATTTATTTGGAGTTGGTTTTCAACAAAATATATTGTCGGGGAAGAAACAATTACTATTAGATCAGGTCCCGTAAAAAAATGTATATTTATACGAGATATAAAACAAATTTCAAATACGAAAAACCCAATAGCAGCTCACGCATTATCATGCGATCGACTTGAAATTGTTTACGGCGTACATAAAACAGAGATTATTTCTCCTAAAGATAAAGAACAATTCATCAATCTCGTAAAAAGTAAAAATCCCCACATTGAAATAAAGTAA
- a CDS encoding Ig-like domain-containing protein translates to MLAAFQQQHIRKFSPITNTSASRLNIQPNPPKISIAPSVISVIGIHMQKNKLKIKTGQSADLSASVLPMQAANKELIWTNMNSDIITIYPKGDTVTITGQSAGRAVVIVTTAEGKFRDLCVIHVQPYMTNPK, encoded by the coding sequence ATGTTAGCAGCTTTCCAGCAACAACATATAAGAAAATTTTCACCTATTACAAATACTTCTGCTTCTCGTTTAAACATTCAACCTAATCCACCCAAAATTTCAATTGCTCCTTCTGTTATTTCCGTTATCGGTATTCATATGCAAAAAAATAAGTTGAAAATAAAAACTGGACAAAGTGCGGATTTATCAGCTTCCGTTTTGCCAATGCAAGCAGCAAATAAAGAACTTATTTGGACAAATATGAATTCTGACATCATTACCATATATCCAAAAGGAGATACGGTAACGATTACTGGACAAAGTGCAGGAAGAGCAGTCGTAATTGTTACAACTGCTGAAGGAAAATTTCGTGACCTATGCGTCATTCATGTACAACCTTATATGACAAACCCAAAGTAA